A section of the Cutibacterium granulosum genome encodes:
- the nuoK gene encoding NADH-quinone oxidoreductase subunit NuoK yields the protein MNPNYYLILSAILFAFGVLGFLLRRNAILSLMSVELMLNAANLVLVTFSHVHGALDGQIGAFFVMIVAAAEVTVGLAIIVTIYRSRRSTSVDDVNLLKY from the coding sequence ATGAACCCGAACTACTACCTGATCCTCTCGGCGATCCTCTTCGCCTTCGGGGTGCTGGGCTTCCTGCTGCGTCGCAACGCGATCCTGTCGCTGATGTCCGTGGAGCTCATGCTCAATGCTGCGAACTTGGTGCTCGTGACGTTCTCGCACGTCCACGGTGCCCTTGACGGCCAGATCGGGGCGTTCTTCGTCATGATCGTGGCTGCTGCCGAGGTGACGGTCGGCCTGGCCATCATCGTCACCATCTACCGATCTCGTCGCTCGACCTCGGTCGACGACGTCAACCTACTGAAGTACTGA
- a CDS encoding NADH-quinone oxidoreductase subunit J yields the protein MALTPCTVAVPMVTASHWAFWTLAPIMVLAALGMVVARKPVHSALFLAVIMISLAVQYASMQAPFLFVVQIIVYTGAILMLFLFVVMLVGVDTSESLADTLRSHRVASTIAAIGIGAMLVVAVGHAVTVGNIGTDAAVGLEKANAAHGDNVHSLAVLIFTQYVIPFEATSALLITAALGTMVLAHGERLHRKKGQPERMSDRMDAYLNDGAQLASHPAPGVYARSNEIGAPALLPDGTVAQASVSEALASRGGIIDAGELKAPTASAFATISASRREVEGELE from the coding sequence ATGGCCCTCACGCCGTGCACCGTGGCCGTGCCCATGGTGACGGCGTCGCACTGGGCCTTCTGGACGCTCGCACCCATCATGGTGCTGGCCGCGCTCGGTATGGTCGTGGCCAGGAAGCCGGTGCACTCGGCACTGTTCCTGGCCGTCATCATGATCAGCCTCGCCGTGCAGTATGCCAGCATGCAGGCACCCTTCCTCTTCGTGGTGCAGATCATCGTCTACACCGGTGCGATCCTCATGCTGTTCCTCTTCGTCGTGATGCTCGTCGGCGTCGACACCTCGGAATCGTTGGCCGACACCCTGCGTTCCCACCGCGTGGCGTCGACCATCGCCGCCATCGGCATCGGTGCCATGCTCGTCGTTGCCGTGGGACATGCCGTGACGGTGGGCAACATCGGTACCGACGCCGCAGTCGGTCTGGAGAAGGCCAATGCGGCCCACGGCGACAACGTCCACTCGCTGGCCGTGCTCATCTTCACCCAGTACGTCATCCCCTTCGAGGCGACCTCGGCGCTGCTCATCACCGCTGCGCTCGGCACGATGGTGCTGGCCCACGGCGAGCGTCTGCACCGCAAGAAGGGGCAGCCGGAGCGCATGTCCGATCGTATGGATGCCTACCTCAACGACGGCGCCCAGCTGGCTTCCCACCCGGCCCCGGGCGTGTACGCCCGAAGCAATGAGATCGGTGCCCCCGCCCTGCTGCCCGATGGCACGGTGGCCCAGGCCTCGGTCTCCGAGGCCCTGGCCAGCCGTGGCGGCATCATTGACGCCGGTGAGCTCAAGGCTCCCACGGCCAGCGCATTCGCCACGATCAGTGCCTCTCGTCGTGAGGTCGAAGGAGAGCTGGAATGA
- the nuoI gene encoding NADH-quinone oxidoreductase subunit NuoI, whose product MGAWSGFGITFRTMFRKTFTQEYPKKGKEKVMAPRFHGRHQLNRWPDGLEKCVGCELCAWACPADAIYVEAGANTDEERYSPGERYGRVYQINYLRCILCGMCIEACPTRALTMTNDFKMADTTRAKHIWTKDELLAPLVSGMEQPPHPRRLGDDEKDYFLGLPATGKPDTRTARHDSQGAVK is encoded by the coding sequence ATGGGAGCCTGGTCAGGGTTCGGAATCACCTTCCGGACGATGTTCCGCAAGACCTTCACCCAGGAGTATCCGAAGAAGGGCAAGGAGAAGGTCATGGCGCCCCGGTTCCACGGGCGTCATCAACTCAACCGCTGGCCCGACGGGCTGGAGAAGTGTGTCGGCTGCGAGCTGTGCGCCTGGGCCTGCCCAGCCGACGCCATCTACGTCGAGGCCGGTGCCAACACCGACGAGGAGCGCTACTCCCCGGGTGAACGGTACGGACGCGTCTACCAGATCAACTATCTGCGCTGCATCCTGTGCGGGATGTGCATCGAGGCGTGCCCCACCAGGGCGTTGACGATGACCAACGACTTCAAGATGGCAGACACCACTCGCGCCAAGCACATCTGGACCAAGGATGAGTTGCTGGCCCCGCTGGTCTCCGGCATGGAGCAGCCCCCGCATCCACGTCGTCTCGGTGACGACGAGAAGGACTACTTCCTGGGGTTGCCTGCCACCGGAAAGCCGGACACTCGTACGGCACGTCATGACTCGCAGGGGGCCGTGAAATGA
- the nuoH gene encoding NADH-quinone oxidoreductase subunit NuoH: MNPFAVAPFGQDPWWLVLVKVVLLFVILLAWTIVNVWFERRVLAKMQNRIGPVMNSAWAGGVFQAVGDGLKLVFKEIVKPKGADSFVFSLAPIIAGVAAFSSWAVIPLGGQVSMFGHQTNLQITDVPVAVLFILAISSIGVYGIVLAGWSSAGSYSMLGSLRSSASMISYEVAMSLTLVSVFMFSGTMSTSGIVEAQATPIMFGDASLGVPGHYWLMLLPSFLIYVITMFGESNRLPFDMPECESELVSGYSTEYSGFPYGMYYLAEYINMATLSAVCVTLFLGGYRAPWPFNHIGVIDSGWWGLLWFFIKVQLVIFFFVWVRAAIPRFRYDHYMQMGWKALIPIALVWLVIVAALRSIGSQGASYNPLFMVFAGIGVAALIAWAFGGDAGEPEKQSVSEEFDAFAGGYPVPPLPGQKLVTANAIVSGETVSAPGGENVPLAGATSNVPETPKGDN; encoded by the coding sequence ATGAATCCGTTCGCAGTAGCCCCATTCGGACAGGACCCGTGGTGGCTCGTGCTGGTCAAGGTGGTCCTTCTCTTCGTCATCCTGTTGGCGTGGACCATCGTCAACGTGTGGTTCGAGCGTCGCGTTCTGGCGAAGATGCAGAACCGCATCGGTCCCGTCATGAACTCGGCGTGGGCCGGCGGTGTGTTCCAGGCCGTCGGTGACGGGCTGAAACTCGTCTTCAAGGAGATCGTCAAGCCCAAGGGGGCGGACAGCTTCGTCTTCAGCCTGGCGCCGATCATTGCCGGCGTCGCGGCATTCAGCTCGTGGGCGGTGATCCCGCTGGGCGGTCAGGTGTCGATGTTCGGGCACCAGACCAATCTGCAGATCACCGACGTGCCGGTCGCCGTGCTGTTCATCCTGGCCATCTCGTCCATCGGTGTGTACGGCATCGTGCTGGCTGGATGGTCGTCGGCCGGCAGTTACTCGATGCTTGGCTCGCTGCGGTCCTCGGCGTCGATGATCTCCTACGAGGTCGCGATGAGCCTCACGCTCGTGTCGGTGTTCATGTTCTCCGGGACGATGTCCACCTCGGGAATCGTCGAGGCCCAGGCCACCCCGATCATGTTCGGTGATGCGAGCCTCGGAGTCCCCGGCCACTACTGGCTCATGCTCCTGCCCAGCTTCCTCATCTACGTCATCACGATGTTCGGCGAGTCGAACCGACTGCCCTTCGACATGCCCGAATGTGAGTCCGAGCTCGTCTCCGGCTACAGCACCGAGTACTCCGGTTTCCCCTACGGCATGTACTACCTGGCCGAGTACATCAACATGGCCACCCTGTCAGCCGTGTGCGTCACCCTGTTCCTCGGTGGCTACCGTGCCCCGTGGCCGTTCAACCACATCGGCGTCATCGACTCCGGCTGGTGGGGGCTGTTGTGGTTCTTCATCAAGGTGCAGCTGGTCATCTTCTTCTTCGTGTGGGTGCGCGCCGCGATTCCGCGGTTCCGGTACGACCACTACATGCAGATGGGGTGGAAGGCACTCATCCCGATCGCCCTCGTGTGGCTCGTCATCGTGGCCGCACTGCGCTCGATCGGCTCCCAGGGTGCCTCCTACAACCCGCTGTTCATGGTGTTCGCCGGTATCGGCGTGGCAGCCCTCATCGCGTGGGCCTTCGGTGGGGACGCAGGTGAGCCCGAGAAACAGTCGGTCAGTGAGGAGTTCGACGCCTTCGCCGGTGGCTACCCGGTGCCTCCGCTGCCTGGTCAGAAACTGGTGACGGCCAATGCCATCGTCTCCGGTGAGACCGTCTCGGCACCTGGTGGCGAGAACGTGCCGCTGGCCGGAGCCACGTCGAACGTGCCCGAGACCCCGAAGGGAGACAACTGA